Proteins encoded by one window of Xylella fastidiosa:
- the pheA gene encoding prephenate dehydratase, which produces MTKPVNTTADKVALSDTALADIRTKIDKIDRDIQTLIAERACYAQQVGQAKSKLAAAMDYYRPEREAQVLRMVVERNEGPLSDEVLVRLFREIMSACLAQQEPLKIGYLGPEGTFSQQAVLKHFGHYVLGEPMASIEEVFQEVEAGHTDFGVVPVENSGHGTIQVTLDLFLNSKLKICGEIELRVHQYLMSRSGRLEDIHRIYAHPQSFAQTACWLRANLPHVEKIPVSSNAEGARRASNANDAASIGSESAARVYALSKVFIHSIEDEQDNTTRFLVIGRRIFAPSGCDRTSILVFIRDNPGALFEVLGSFARHGINMNRIESRPSHQVRWEYVFFIDLLGHVEDEPMKQALAELEQHAVKVKILGAYPIALL; this is translated from the coding sequence ATGACTAAGCCGGTTAATACTACTGCTGACAAGGTTGCTCTGTCTGACACGGCATTGGCCGATATCCGCACTAAAATCGATAAGATTGACCGTGATATTCAGACATTGATTGCCGAACGTGCGTGTTATGCCCAGCAAGTCGGTCAGGCAAAAAGCAAACTTGCCGCTGCGATGGATTACTACCGCCCCGAGCGTGAAGCGCAGGTGCTACGTATGGTGGTGGAACGCAATGAAGGTCCGTTGTCAGATGAAGTGCTAGTCCGCTTATTCCGTGAAATTATGTCTGCCTGTTTAGCCCAGCAGGAACCATTGAAGATTGGTTACCTTGGTCCGGAAGGCACCTTTAGCCAACAAGCAGTGCTCAAACACTTTGGCCATTATGTCCTTGGCGAGCCTATGGCCAGTATTGAGGAGGTGTTCCAGGAGGTCGAGGCCGGTCATACCGATTTCGGAGTAGTGCCGGTGGAGAATTCAGGTCATGGAACAATCCAGGTTACGCTGGATTTGTTTTTGAATTCTAAATTGAAAATCTGTGGCGAGATTGAGTTGCGCGTGCATCAATATCTGATGTCTCGTAGTGGTCGCCTTGAAGACATTCATCGGATCTATGCGCACCCGCAGTCGTTTGCGCAGACCGCCTGTTGGCTACGTGCCAATCTGCCTCATGTTGAGAAAATCCCTGTGTCTAGCAACGCCGAAGGTGCACGTCGTGCCTCCAATGCTAACGATGCAGCTTCGATCGGTAGCGAGAGCGCCGCGCGAGTGTATGCGTTGAGCAAGGTGTTCATACACTCAATTGAAGATGAGCAGGACAATACAACGCGTTTTCTGGTGATCGGTCGTCGGATATTTGCGCCTTCCGGATGCGATCGTACTTCGATTCTTGTGTTTATTCGTGACAACCCTGGCGCATTGTTTGAAGTGCTTGGTTCATTTGCGCGTCACGGTATCAACATGAATCGTATTGAATCGCGCCCTTCCCATCAGGTCAGATGGGAGTATGTCTTTTTTATTGATTTGCTTGGCCATGTTGAGGATGAACCGATGAAACAGGCACTGGCTGAATTGGAGCAACATGCGGTGAAGGTCAAGATCCTCGGAGCCTATCCAATTGCCCTTCTATGA
- the aroA gene encoding 3-phosphoshikimate 1-carboxyvinyltransferase, whose protein sequence is MSHRTHYYWIAHQGTPLHGVLSIPGDKSISHRAVMFAALADGTSRIDGFLEAEDTRSTAAILARLGVRIETPSSTQRIVHGVGVDGLQASDIALDCGNAGTGMRLLAGLLVAQPFDSVLVGDASLSKRPMRRVTDPLSQMGARIDTSDDGTPPLRIYGGQLLRGIDFISPVASAQIKSAVLLAGLYARNETVVREPHPTRDYTERMLTAFGVDIDVSTGCARLRGGQRLCATNITIPADFSSAAFYLVAASVIPGSDITLRAVGLNPRRIGLLTVLRLMGADIVESNRHEQGGEPVADLRVRYASLQGTRVPEDLVPDMIDEFPALFVAAAAAEGQTVVSGAAELRVKESDRLAAMVTGLRVLGVQVDEIADGATIHGGPIGHGTINSHGDHRIAMAFSIAGQLSVSTVRIEDVANVATSFPDYETLARSAGFGLEVYCDPA, encoded by the coding sequence ATGAGTCATAGAACGCATTACTATTGGATCGCACACCAGGGCACCCCACTGCATGGCGTCCTGAGTATCCCCGGCGATAAATCAATCTCCCATCGTGCAGTCATGTTTGCTGCCCTTGCGGATGGTACGTCACGTATTGATGGCTTTCTTGAGGCGGAGGATACGCGCTCTACAGCAGCGATCTTGGCCCGATTGGGTGTGCGTATCGAAACTCCCTCATCCACGCAGCGCATCGTCCATGGCGTTGGTGTGGATGGACTCCAGGCATCGGATATTGCCCTGGATTGTGGCAATGCAGGCACTGGCATGCGCCTGCTCGCTGGTTTGCTGGTAGCGCAGCCTTTTGACAGCGTCTTAGTCGGAGATGCATCACTGTCCAAGCGACCGATGCGACGTGTGACGGATCCGCTATCACAGATGGGCGCACGTATCGATACCAGTGACGATGGCACTCCACCGCTGCGTATTTACGGTGGTCAATTACTCCGCGGTATCGATTTTATCTCCCCAGTGGCCAGTGCTCAGATCAAGTCAGCGGTGTTGCTGGCTGGATTGTATGCACGTAACGAAACGGTAGTGCGTGAACCGCACCCGACGCGTGATTACACCGAGCGTATGCTCACTGCGTTTGGTGTGGACATTGATGTTTCCACAGGGTGTGCGCGCTTGCGTGGTGGGCAACGGTTATGTGCTACCAATATTACAATCCCGGCTGATTTTTCCTCAGCTGCGTTTTATCTGGTTGCAGCCAGCGTGATTCCTGGCTCTGATATCACCCTGCGTGCTGTTGGACTCAATCCGCGTCGTATTGGTTTGTTAACCGTGTTGCGGCTGATGGGGGCAGATATTGTTGAATCCAATCGCCATGAACAGGGTGGTGAGCCGGTTGCTGACCTACGTGTGCGTTATGCGTCACTCCAGGGCACGCGTGTTCCTGAAGATTTGGTGCCGGATATGATTGACGAATTCCCTGCCTTGTTTGTCGCTGCAGCGGCAGCCGAAGGTCAAACGGTAGTGAGTGGTGCGGCTGAACTACGCGTTAAAGAATCGGACCGGTTGGCTGCGATGGTGACAGGCTTGCGCGTGCTTGGCGTTCAGGTGGATGAGATCGCCGACGGGGCAACGATTCATGGAGGGCCCATCGGTCATGGCACCATCAACAGCCATGGCGATCATCGCATCGCCATGGCGTTTTCAATTGCAGGGCAGCTTTCCGTCAGTACAGTACGTATTGAAGATGTCGCCAATGTTGCGACTTCTTTTCCAGACTATGAGACGTTAGCGCGCAGCGCTGGTTTCGGTCTTGAGGTGTACTGCGATCCAGCATGA